The genomic stretch CTGACGGATCTTCGTCGCCAATGCCTCCATCTGCGCGGGCGCTTCGCCCAGCGCTTATTCCTTGTACATGCGATCCATGATCGGCATGCCGACAGTCCTGGCGTAGATGCGTTCAGCCGCGTCACCACGTGATCGGAGCTCCTCGCATATGCGCCGCGACAGGCGGATACCCTTCCTGTCCGACCGCAGAGCACGGGTGGAGCGGCACGGCGTTAACTCACACGATCGCGGCCGTCGCGGGCGACGAAGCGGTTCGGCTTGCGGTTCGCGTTGTCAACCACGTGTCTCGCGGCGTGCTGCACCCGACCTCCGAGTGTACCTGCTGGGCATACATCAGGGGCACGCTATTCATAACGCGGGGTTATCACCGCGCGAGCAGATTCTGCTGTACAACGAGCCGCTAGTGCAAGAGCGCAAGGCTTTGGCAGTGACGCCGGGGCATCGGCCAGGACCCGGCCGCCATTTCGACGAAAGCAGATCAACCGCGGAGATGATCCATGTCGCGTACTGTCGCAGAAGCCCTCGTCGACGTCCTCGAGGCGGTCGGCGTAAAGCAAGTCTTCGGCCTGATCGGCGAAACGCTGAACCCGTCGGGCGATGCCGTGCGGCGGAGCGAATTAGACGGGATCGGTGGCTGGCGCAGGCGCCCGGCGTTCTCCACGAGGCGATTTGACCAGACCTTTGACTTTTCAACGCGGACTGCATCGCGATTCCGGTTTTAGGGGGCACCAAGACAATGATGGGACAGCTGACCAAATCAGAACGTCAGTACGCGCTGCTGATCCTGTGCGGGATCGCGCTGTGCGGACTGATACTTGGCATCGCAGGCAAGGACGATCCGCTTGGCATTCACGGCGCACTCATCGCGATCGCGGCGCTCGCCGGAATCTTCAAAGTCATATCGATCTATTACGATCCCGAGCCCGACGACGAACGCCTCACCCGCTATTACGACGATCCGACAAAAGTCGGCATTATTCTCGCAATGATCTGGGCCGTGTTCGGCCTCTTTATCGGCGACTGGGTGGCATGGCTTTTGGTGAAGCCCGACTTCACGTTCGATGCTGGCTGGGCGAGCTTTGGACGGCTGCGTCCCGTTCACACCACAAGCGTGCTCTTCGGCTTCGGCGGCAACGCGCTGATCTGCACATCCTATTACGTGCTGCAGCGGACCTCACGCGCACGCCTGCCCGATCAACTCAGCCCGTGGTTCGTGCTGCTCGGCTACAATCTGTTCTGCCTCATCGCCATCACCGGTTACATGATGGGTGTTACGCAGTCCAAGGAATACGCGGAGCCGGAGTGGTACGCGGACATCTGGCTGCTGGTGGTGTGGGTTGCCTATTTCGTCCTCTACCTGCGCACGCTTGCGCGCCGCAAGGAACCGCACATCTATGTGGCCAACTGGTATTATATGGCCTTCATCCTGGTGATAGCGATCCTACACATCGTCAACAATCTCGCTGTCCCCGTCTCCTTCGGCAGCGCGAAGAGCTATTCACTATTCTCCGGCGTGCAGGACGCGATGATCGAATGGTGGTACGGCCACAACGCGGTCGCCTTCTTCCTGACCGCCGGCTTCCTCGGCATGATGTATTACTTCCTCCCGGTGCGCGCCGGACGACCGATCTATTCATACCGGATGTCGATCATCAGTTTCTGGGGCATCACTTTCTTCTACATGTGGGCGGGCTCGCATCACCTGCACTACACTGCGTTGCCGCAATGGGTTCAGACGCTGGGCATGACGTTCTCGCTCATGTTGCTGATTCCCTCGTGGGCGTCCGCCGCCAACGCGCTGCTGACGCTGAATGGCGCATGGGACAAGGTGCGTGATGATGCGACGCTCCGCTTCATGATGGTGGCTGCGGTGTTCTACGGCATCACCACCTTCGAAGGATCATTCCTCGCCATCCGCCCCGTGAACTCGCTCTCCCACTACACCGACTGGACCATCGGCCACGTCCATGCCGGCGCGCTCGGATGGGTGGCGATGATTACGTTCGGATCGATCTACGCTATCGTGCCGTGGCTCTGGAAACGTGAGCGCATGTATTCCAGGCGGCTTGTCGAGGTGCACTTCTGGCTCGCGCTGGCTGGTTCCGTCGTTTATGTCTTCGCTATGTGGAATTCCGGCATCATCCAGGGGCTGATGTGGCGGACCTACAATGAGAACGGTACGCTCGCATATACCTTCGTCGACTCGCTGATTGCGATGCATCCCTACTACATCGCGCGCGCCATCGGAGGCCTGCTGTTCCTGATCGGTGCGATCGTTGGCGCCTACAACATCTGGATGACGATCAGAACCGGTATCCTTAAGGTGCACGAATTCGCAACCGACATGCCATTGCCGGTGCGCAGCGGCCCGACCGTCCTTCAATCGGGAGAGTAAGCCGCATGTTCGGATTGCACTATCGGCTGGAACGTAAAGCCATCGGACTCACACTCGGCATCATCTTCGTAGCCAGCATAGGCGGCCTCGTGGAAATCGCGCCGCTCTTCACCATCCACCAGACGGTGGAAGACGCGCCTGACATGCGCGTCTACACGCCACTCGAACTGGCGGGCCGTAACATCTATATCCGCGAAGGCTGTTACGCCTGCCACTCGCAGATGATCCGCACCCTGCGTGACGAGGTCGAACGCTATGGACCCTACTCGCTCGCCGCTGAATCGAAATACGACCATCCCATGCTGTGGGGCTCCAAGCGCACTGGACCGGACCTCGCGCGCATCGGCGGCAAATATTCCGACGAATGGCACGTCACCCACCTCAACAACCCGCGCGATGTACTTTCCGTCTCCGTCATGCCCGCCTATTCGTGGCTGCTGAACACGACGCTGCGCACTGATGATCTCGGCGCACACCTAAAGGCCCAGCGCACCGTCGGCGTGCCCTACACCGATGAAATGATCGCGAATGCAAGCAAGGACGCCTACGGCCAGGCTGCGCCGGATTCGCCCTACGCCGATGGCGTCACCCGACGCTACGGCAAGGCCACCAACATCCGCGCGTTCGACAGCAAGCCCAGCGAACTCACCGAGATGGACGCGCTGGTCGCCTATCTCCAGGTGCTCGGCCACCTGACCGACGCGGCGCACAAATCCGTCGCGAATACTACGAGGTGATCATGGATCTCGGACACGGTACGCTGGTGTGGTTCTCGAAGTCGTTCGGATTGTTCTATCTGATCGCACTCTCGATCATCACCGTCGCCTACGTCTATTGGCCGTCGAACAAGAAGGTGTTCGATCACTCCGCGAAGTCGGTCCTACGCAATGAGGATAGGCCATGGCGGTAGAAGAGCGCGACAACTACACCGGTTATCTCACCACCGGACACGAGTGGAACGGCATCAAGGAATTGAACACACCCGTTCCGCGCGCGGTGTACTTTTTCCTACTGATCGCTTTTGTCTTTTCGGTCGGCTACTGGGTCTTGATGCCCGCGTGGCCACTCGGCGTCAGCTACACCAAAGGACTGCTCGGCCTCGACCAGCGCAACATCGTGCGGGACTCGCTGAAGCGAGCCGCCCTCGGCCGCAGCGCATGGACCAAGCAGATCGAGGCCAAAAGCTATCAGGAGATTCAAGCCGATCCTGCGCTGATGAATATCGTGCGCCAGACCGGACGCCCTCTGTTTGGCGACAATTGTTCCGTGTGCCATGGGCTCAACGCACAGGGCGGCCACGGCTTCCCGAATCTGACCACCACTTCATGGCTGTGGGGCGGTAATCCGGAAGTCATTGCCGAGACCATCCGCGTCGGCATCAACTCGCCGCATCCCGACAGCCGCACCTCGCAGATGCCGGCTTTCGGCCATGATCAGATCCTCCAACCTGCCGATGTCGACAAGGTGGTGGCCTTCGTGCGCTCCCTCTCCGATCCATCCACCACGAAGACCACAAAGCCCGGCGACGTGAACGCCGGCAAGGAGATCTTCGCTGCCAATTGCACCGCATGTCATGGCGAGGACGCCAAGGGCAACAGCGACGTGGGCGCACCGAACCTGACCGATAAGTTCTGGATCTATGGCGGCGATGCGCAGACGATCACGAACACACTGTGGCGTGGCCGGCAGGGCCACATGCCATCATGGGAAGGCCGCCTGGCTCCGCTCGATCGCAAGATCCTCGCGCTCTACCTTTTCGATCACAGGATGCCCACCCCATGAGCGGCGCGGCGGCATCGCATGGCGGATGGCAGACCAAGTCCATCGTCTGGCTGTCGGTCGCCCTCGGGCTGATCGTGCTGGCCGCCGCCAACGCGCATCTGCTTTATGTGGCCGTCTCCTCTCAGCCGAATTGCGTCGCTCATCGCCGGCATGGCGAAGGCAACGGCGCGACCAGCTTCAGCGCGGCGACCTCGTCGTGTTCATCGAAACCGTCCATGACAACCAAAGCACTGTTGGAGTAATCGGCATGACCATCATCCCGACCGTCGTGCCTCCGCTTCTCACGAAAAACCGCTGGCATCGCTTGCTTGCTCCTACCGATGCCTTCACATGGCTTGCGAAAGGCTGGCAGGACCTGACCGTACAGCCGATGACGAGCCTCTCCTACGGACTGCTGATCTTACTCGCGTCTGTCGCCCTCGTCGGTGGTTTGTTTCGCCTCGGCTGGGACTACATCCTGTTTCCCGCATTTGCGGGTTTTATGGTGGTAGGCCCGATCCTCGCAATCGGCCTGTATGAAAAAAGCCGCCGCCTCGCCGCCGGCCTGCCTGTCAGTCTCGCGAGCATGATCTTCGTCAG from Bradyrhizobium sp. Ash2021 encodes the following:
- a CDS encoding thiamine pyrophosphate-binding protein, whose amino-acid sequence is MSRTVAEALVDVLEAVGVKQVFGLIGETLNPSGDAVRRSELDGIGGWRRRPAFSTRRFDQTFDFSTRTASRFRF
- the ccoN gene encoding cytochrome-c oxidase, cbb3-type subunit I, yielding MMGQLTKSERQYALLILCGIALCGLILGIAGKDDPLGIHGALIAIAALAGIFKVISIYYDPEPDDERLTRYYDDPTKVGIILAMIWAVFGLFIGDWVAWLLVKPDFTFDAGWASFGRLRPVHTTSVLFGFGGNALICTSYYVLQRTSRARLPDQLSPWFVLLGYNLFCLIAITGYMMGVTQSKEYAEPEWYADIWLLVVWVAYFVLYLRTLARRKEPHIYVANWYYMAFILVIAILHIVNNLAVPVSFGSAKSYSLFSGVQDAMIEWWYGHNAVAFFLTAGFLGMMYYFLPVRAGRPIYSYRMSIISFWGITFFYMWAGSHHLHYTALPQWVQTLGMTFSLMLLIPSWASAANALLTLNGAWDKVRDDATLRFMMVAAVFYGITTFEGSFLAIRPVNSLSHYTDWTIGHVHAGALGWVAMITFGSIYAIVPWLWKRERMYSRRLVEVHFWLALAGSVVYVFAMWNSGIIQGLMWRTYNENGTLAYTFVDSLIAMHPYYIARAIGGLLFLIGAIVGAYNIWMTIRTGILKVHEFATDMPLPVRSGPTVLQSGE
- the ccoO gene encoding cytochrome-c oxidase, cbb3-type subunit II, encoding MFGLHYRLERKAIGLTLGIIFVASIGGLVEIAPLFTIHQTVEDAPDMRVYTPLELAGRNIYIREGCYACHSQMIRTLRDEVERYGPYSLAAESKYDHPMLWGSKRTGPDLARIGGKYSDEWHVTHLNNPRDVLSVSVMPAYSWLLNTTLRTDDLGAHLKAQRTVGVPYTDEMIANASKDAYGQAAPDSPYADGVTRRYGKATNIRAFDSKPSELTEMDALVAYLQVLGHLTDAAHKSVANTTR
- a CDS encoding cbb3-type cytochrome c oxidase subunit 3, giving the protein MDLGHGTLVWFSKSFGLFYLIALSIITVAYVYWPSNKKVFDHSAKSVLRNEDRPWR
- the ccoP gene encoding cytochrome-c oxidase, cbb3-type subunit III, giving the protein MAVEERDNYTGYLTTGHEWNGIKELNTPVPRAVYFFLLIAFVFSVGYWVLMPAWPLGVSYTKGLLGLDQRNIVRDSLKRAALGRSAWTKQIEAKSYQEIQADPALMNIVRQTGRPLFGDNCSVCHGLNAQGGHGFPNLTTTSWLWGGNPEVIAETIRVGINSPHPDSRTSQMPAFGHDQILQPADVDKVVAFVRSLSDPSTTKTTKPGDVNAGKEIFAANCTACHGEDAKGNSDVGAPNLTDKFWIYGGDAQTITNTLWRGRQGHMPSWEGRLAPLDRKILALYLFDHRMPTP